A genomic window from Halorubrum trapanicum includes:
- a CDS encoding DUF5804 family protein gives MTRVCLLGDPDVELSYELLSRETARDALATYDVEEPFENSVAVDTVSLGAAVSLLNDLDWYLVRFVEEALVLEPSVATDEWLSRGLAREVRDGDVPPEETDQRLKVFGLVDGRPVEPLFVRRRQGETPEYDLRDVDETVIVRVSESEFSG, from the coding sequence ATGACGCGGGTGTGTCTCCTCGGCGACCCCGACGTGGAGCTCTCCTACGAGCTGCTCTCCCGCGAGACGGCTCGCGACGCGCTCGCGACCTACGACGTCGAGGAGCCGTTCGAGAACAGCGTCGCCGTCGACACCGTGAGCCTCGGCGCCGCCGTCTCCCTCCTCAACGACCTCGACTGGTACCTCGTCCGCTTCGTCGAGGAGGCGCTCGTGCTGGAGCCGTCCGTCGCGACCGACGAGTGGCTCTCGCGGGGCCTCGCCCGTGAGGTTCGCGACGGCGACGTCCCGCCGGAGGAGACCGACCAGCGCCTGAAGGTGTTCGGGCTCGTCGACGGCCGCCCGGTCGAGCCCCTCTTCGTCCGCCGGCGACAGGGAGAGACGCCCGAGTACGACCTCCGCGACGTCGACGAGACGGTGATCGTCCGCGTGAGCGAGTCCGAGTTCTCCGGATGA
- a CDS encoding glycosyl transferase family 2: MEYVQERVTTLHALTDHRPDAPTDRAAVVVPMTEREYGTLAAERVLSTLETVDPARVIVPLRASADRVGSFADWLDGFDLDVETLWCDGPRLASLLEARGLDGERGKGRDVWLALGRALDEEFVVVHDADTKTYSPAFVNRLLFPLGRGYDFSKGYYARVEDGSLYGRLFRLFFRPLVRALGDAAPGRTPDVLEYLSAFRYALAGEFAATSDLVSRLRVQRGWGLEVGTLGEAFGHAGFADSAQVDLGRYEHDHRSVEGPTGLADMSRAVGAATLRAVEDAGVDVDYDGLAERYRDAAETLVDGYATDAGFNGLSYDAADERSQVATYAEALGEPGPDTRLPAWEDAPVDPDEVREAARADLDGVRGDGATGGIDAAGAQATDDGQAEPAPGED, encoded by the coding sequence ATGGAGTACGTTCAGGAGCGCGTGACGACCCTTCACGCGTTGACCGACCACCGGCCCGACGCCCCGACGGACCGCGCGGCGGTCGTCGTACCGATGACCGAGCGCGAGTACGGGACGCTCGCGGCCGAGCGCGTGCTCTCGACGCTGGAGACGGTCGACCCGGCCCGGGTGATCGTGCCGCTGCGGGCGTCGGCCGACCGCGTCGGATCGTTCGCGGACTGGCTCGACGGGTTCGACCTCGACGTCGAGACGCTGTGGTGCGACGGCCCGCGGCTCGCGTCGCTGCTGGAGGCGCGGGGGCTCGACGGCGAGCGCGGCAAGGGGCGGGACGTGTGGCTCGCCCTCGGCCGCGCGCTCGACGAGGAGTTCGTCGTCGTCCACGACGCCGACACGAAGACCTACTCGCCGGCGTTCGTCAACCGACTGCTGTTCCCGCTGGGGCGCGGCTACGACTTCTCGAAGGGGTACTACGCCCGCGTCGAGGACGGCTCGCTGTACGGACGGCTGTTCCGGCTGTTCTTCCGGCCGCTCGTCCGCGCGCTCGGCGACGCCGCGCCCGGCCGAACGCCCGACGTCTTGGAGTACCTCTCCGCGTTCCGCTACGCGCTCGCGGGCGAATTCGCGGCGACGAGCGACCTCGTCTCGCGGCTCCGCGTCCAGCGCGGCTGGGGGCTGGAGGTCGGGACGCTGGGCGAGGCGTTCGGCCACGCGGGCTTCGCGGACAGCGCGCAGGTCGACCTCGGGCGCTACGAGCACGACCACCGCTCCGTCGAGGGGCCGACCGGGCTCGCCGACATGAGCCGGGCGGTCGGCGCGGCGACGCTGCGCGCGGTCGAGGACGCCGGCGTCGACGTCGACTACGACGGCCTCGCAGAGCGGTACCGCGACGCCGCGGAGACGCTGGTCGACGGCTACGCGACCGACGCGGGGTTCAACGGCCTCTCGTACGACGCGGCCGACGAGCGGTCGCAGGTGGCGACCTATGCCGAGGCGCTCGGCGAGCCCGGTCCCGACACCCGGCTCCCGGCGTGGGAGGACGCGCCGGTCGACCCCGATGAGGTCCGGGAGGCCGCGCGCGCGGACCTCGATGGGGTTCGCGGCGACGGGGCGACCGGCGGGATCGACGCCGCCGGCGCTCAGGCGACCGACGACGGGCAGGCGGAGCCCGCTCCGGGGGAGGACTGA
- a CDS encoding CynX/NimT family MFS transporter produces the protein MSRTRLFGSLCALVFLVNFARVVFAPLVGEFIDAFGIQEGTAGLIVTLAWLGSAAPRLPAGWALTRFTRRSVIVVSGAMLTAGALGVALAPGVLALMVAAFAIGLASGVYFVAANPFISELFPGRVGRVMGVHGMASQLSAVIAAPAVTVALWYDWRYAFYALALAAAASTVLFVALAKRTDLPDAGSGDTDFLAAARGEWKLIAAGVVLMGLTSFVWQGLFNFYELYMIDKGLPRATARNLLTVIFAAGVPAFLVSGDLADRLPHVPYLLGIVSSFVVGVVLVVVAEGLAAVIAASVVVGFAIHMLFPAGDTYLLASLPDESRASAYAMFSAGMMTTQAAGSWVVGEAVEAGATYDAVFLALAGGLVVLVAAYAALYRLGRVPGGAAADTRAA, from the coding sequence GTGTCACGGACCAGGCTGTTCGGATCGCTCTGCGCGCTGGTCTTCCTCGTCAACTTCGCGCGCGTCGTGTTCGCCCCCCTCGTGGGCGAGTTCATCGACGCGTTCGGGATCCAGGAGGGGACCGCCGGGCTCATCGTCACGCTCGCGTGGCTCGGCTCGGCCGCTCCGCGGCTCCCCGCCGGGTGGGCGCTCACGCGTTTCACGCGGCGCAGCGTTATCGTCGTCTCCGGCGCGATGCTGACAGCCGGCGCGCTCGGCGTCGCCCTCGCGCCGGGCGTGCTCGCGCTAATGGTCGCCGCCTTCGCGATCGGGCTGGCCTCCGGCGTCTACTTCGTCGCCGCGAACCCGTTCATCTCGGAGCTGTTCCCGGGACGCGTCGGTCGCGTGATGGGCGTCCACGGGATGGCCAGCCAGCTCTCCGCCGTCATCGCCGCGCCGGCGGTCACCGTCGCGCTGTGGTACGACTGGCGGTACGCCTTCTACGCGCTGGCGCTCGCCGCGGCGGCCAGCACGGTCCTGTTCGTCGCGCTCGCGAAGCGGACCGACCTCCCGGACGCCGGCTCGGGGGACACCGACTTCCTCGCGGCCGCCCGCGGCGAGTGGAAGCTGATCGCCGCCGGCGTCGTGCTGATGGGCCTCACGAGCTTCGTCTGGCAGGGCCTGTTCAACTTCTACGAGCTGTACATGATCGACAAGGGGCTGCCGCGGGCGACCGCTCGGAACCTCCTGACGGTGATCTTCGCCGCCGGCGTGCCCGCGTTCCTCGTCTCCGGCGACCTCGCGGACCGGCTCCCCCACGTGCCGTACCTGCTCGGCATCGTCTCGTCGTTCGTCGTGGGCGTCGTCCTCGTCGTCGTCGCGGAGGGGCTCGCCGCGGTGATCGCCGCGAGCGTCGTCGTCGGCTTCGCCATCCACATGCTGTTCCCGGCCGGCGACACGTACCTGCTGGCGTCGCTGCCGGACGAGTCGCGCGCGTCGGCGTACGCGATGTTCTCCGCCGGGATGATGACCACGCAGGCGGCCGGCTCGTGGGTCGTCGGCGAGGCGGTCGAGGCGGGCGCGACGTACGACGCCGTCTTCCTCGCGCTCGCGGGCGGCTTAGTTGTCCTCGTCGCCGCGTACGCGGCCCTGTACCGCCTCGGACGCGTCCCCGGCGGTGCGGCGGCCGACACGCGGGCGGCCTGA
- a CDS encoding HVO_0758 family zinc finger protein — protein sequence MKSTRKGLRDGDLMKDTYERLNCADCEQVLKKENDPDEVFSVRICPECGSRYKELR from the coding sequence ATGAAATCCACGCGCAAGGGGCTCCGCGACGGCGACCTGATGAAGGACACCTACGAGCGCCTCAACTGCGCCGACTGCGAGCAGGTGTTGAAGAAGGAGAACGACCCCGACGAGGTGTTCTCGGTCCGTATCTGCCCGGAGTGCGGCAGCCGCTACAAGGAGCTTCGCTGA
- a CDS encoding aldo/keto reductase, translating to MATREALWGYRNRFGDAFGRTYFRRFGPGVVSSVGIGTYLGDPTPAVDAASRESIGLALRSGVNHVDTAANYRCGRAERVVGEALRDAPVDRESVVVATKGGFLPFDGERPDDPSAYVRERFVEPGIVDPADLANGAHAMTPEYLEWSLDRSLDRLGLDAVDCFYVHNPETQLAARSREKVYDRIDAVFEALERRRAAGDIGAYGVATWSAFRVPQDADDYLSLAEVLARAEAAGEAVGPDDDHGFEAIQLPFNVAMADAFTRRNQPAPPGADADGPVSTLEFAHEAGLSKVTSASIGQGELAAEGAIPADVDATLAGETPAQRALNFARSAPGVTSSLVGATDPDHVRENVAAGTFDPLGAEAFDAVFE from the coding sequence ATGGCGACTCGCGAGGCCCTCTGGGGGTACCGGAACCGGTTCGGCGACGCCTTCGGGCGCACCTACTTCCGACGGTTCGGACCGGGCGTGGTCTCCAGCGTCGGGATCGGGACGTACCTCGGCGATCCGACGCCCGCGGTCGACGCGGCCTCCCGCGAGTCGATCGGACTGGCGCTCCGCTCGGGCGTGAACCACGTCGACACCGCGGCGAACTACCGCTGCGGCCGCGCCGAGCGCGTCGTCGGCGAGGCGCTCCGAGATGCCCCCGTCGACCGCGAGTCGGTGGTCGTCGCGACGAAGGGGGGGTTCCTCCCGTTCGACGGCGAGCGCCCCGACGACCCGAGCGCGTACGTCCGCGAGCGGTTCGTCGAGCCCGGGATCGTCGACCCCGCCGACCTCGCGAACGGCGCGCACGCGATGACGCCTGAATACCTGGAGTGGTCGCTGGACCGCTCGCTCGACCGCCTCGGCCTCGACGCCGTCGACTGCTTCTACGTCCACAACCCCGAGACGCAGCTGGCGGCCCGGTCGCGAGAGAAGGTGTACGACCGGATCGATGCCGTCTTCGAGGCCCTCGAACGCCGGCGCGCGGCCGGTGATATCGGCGCGTACGGCGTCGCGACGTGGAGCGCGTTCCGCGTCCCGCAGGACGCCGACGACTACCTCTCGCTCGCCGAGGTGCTCGCCCGGGCCGAGGCCGCCGGCGAGGCGGTCGGGCCCGACGACGACCACGGGTTCGAGGCGATACAGCTCCCCTTCAACGTCGCGATGGCGGACGCGTTCACGCGGCGGAACCAGCCAGCGCCGCCCGGGGCCGACGCCGACGGGCCCGTTTCGACGCTCGAATTCGCTCACGAGGCCGGGCTCTCGAAGGTGACGAGCGCGAGCATCGGGCAGGGCGAGCTTGCGGCCGAGGGCGCGATCCCGGCCGACGTGGACGCGACGCTCGCGGGGGAGACGCCGGCCCAGCGCGCGCTCAACTTCGCGCGGAGCGCTCCCGGCGTCACCTCGTCGCTCGTCGGGGCGACCGACCCCGACCACGTCCGCGAGAACGTCGCGGCCGGCACCTTCGACCCGCTCGGCGCCGAGGCGTTCGACGCCGTCTTCGAGTGA
- a CDS encoding bifunctional 2-polyprenyl-6-hydroxyphenol methylase/3-demethylubiquinol 3-O-methyltransferase UbiG — translation MEPDSVRESWTNRAGEYSPAYYAHYGPNETSALIREALDAHLDRDAAVLELGCGSGRHLEHLADHGFEDLSGVDINAEAFETMRDAYPELAADGTFYCGAIEDLVGEFDDDAFDAVYSVETLQHLHPDVESAFAEIARITDEVLVTAEIEDPARESASGDPDVNYVDEETPLYYRDWGEVFTSLGLVEVDVVRGDRDTTRTFRVDD, via the coding sequence GTGGAACCAGATTCCGTCCGAGAGTCGTGGACGAACCGGGCGGGCGAGTACTCGCCGGCGTACTACGCGCACTACGGGCCGAACGAGACGAGCGCGCTGATCCGCGAGGCGCTCGACGCGCACCTCGACCGCGACGCGGCCGTCCTCGAACTGGGGTGCGGGTCGGGGCGTCACCTCGAACACCTCGCCGACCACGGGTTCGAAGACCTCTCGGGGGTCGACATCAACGCCGAGGCGTTCGAGACGATGCGAGACGCCTACCCCGAACTCGCCGCGGACGGCACGTTCTACTGCGGCGCGATAGAGGACCTCGTCGGGGAGTTCGACGACGACGCGTTCGACGCGGTGTACTCGGTCGAGACGCTCCAACACCTCCATCCGGACGTCGAGTCGGCCTTCGCGGAGATCGCGCGGATCACCGACGAGGTGCTCGTCACGGCCGAGATCGAGGACCCGGCGCGCGAGTCGGCGTCGGGCGACCCGGACGTGAACTACGTCGACGAGGAGACGCCGCTGTACTACCGGGACTGGGGCGAGGTATTCACCTCGCTGGGCCTCGTCGAGGTCGACGTCGTCCGCGGCGACAGGGACACCACGCGGACCTTCCGCGTGGACGACTGA
- the dacZ gene encoding diadenylate cyclase DacZ has protein sequence MASLTDHLADLVADVDAALLFSPTSSFYERFADAEVEVVVVAPDNDVDAETFVELPLPFDNVKDRIRFGIEGAMDEGLLAEGDEVACVASVFDGGSDAVIRATVDEGVHTGIYDLFANSRAEPSVIRDVFEVAIELGQKGQKGKPVGALFVVGDAGKVMNKSRPLSYNPFEKSHVHVGDPIVNVMLKEFSRLDGAFVVSDSGKIVSAYRYLEPAAEGVDIPKGLGARHMSGAAITRDTNSTSIVLSESDGLVRAFKAGELVLEIDPEEY, from the coding sequence ATGGCCTCGCTCACCGACCACCTTGCGGACCTCGTCGCGGACGTGGACGCCGCGCTGCTGTTCTCCCCGACGAGTTCCTTCTACGAGCGATTCGCGGACGCCGAGGTCGAGGTCGTCGTCGTCGCGCCCGACAACGACGTCGACGCGGAGACGTTCGTCGAGCTCCCCCTCCCGTTCGACAACGTCAAAGACCGGATCCGGTTCGGCATCGAGGGCGCGATGGACGAGGGCCTCCTCGCCGAGGGCGACGAGGTCGCGTGCGTCGCCTCGGTGTTCGACGGCGGCTCGGACGCGGTGATCCGGGCGACCGTCGACGAGGGGGTCCACACCGGCATCTACGACCTGTTCGCCAACTCGCGGGCGGAGCCGAGCGTGATCCGCGACGTGTTCGAGGTCGCGATCGAGCTCGGACAGAAGGGGCAGAAGGGGAAGCCGGTCGGCGCGCTGTTCGTCGTCGGCGACGCGGGGAAGGTGATGAACAAGTCGCGACCGCTGTCGTACAACCCCTTCGAGAAGAGCCACGTCCACGTCGGCGACCCGATCGTGAACGTCATGCTCAAGGAGTTCTCGCGGCTCGACGGCGCGTTCGTCGTCTCCGACTCCGGGAAGATCGTCTCGGCGTACCGCTACCTCGAACCCGCGGCCGAGGGGGTCGACATCCCGAAGGGGCTCGGCGCGCGCCACATGTCCGGCGCGGCGATCACCCGCGACACGAACTCGACCTCCATCGTCCTCTCCGAGTCCGACGGACTCGTCCGGGCGTTCAAGGCCGGGGAACTCGTCTTGGAGATCGATCCGGAGGAGTACTGA
- a CDS encoding mechanosensitive ion channel domain-containing protein, with product MSAAQIAVPEFLASVPYRIWLALGVLLFGVVLAYLTGVINRRLLRRAGVPEVIEGTAFERTAREFDTSTVRILAQLSSYFIVAVTVIVALTVADVNYLEQFWSGVAAFLPRLFVAVVVFIVGVVVGDKAELLVAERLRGVKLPELGVVPTLVKYSVVYVATLVALGQIGVQTLALIVLLAAYAFALVLFAALATKDLVASAAAGVFLLLRQPYGIGDEVRVAGERGVVQEVDLFVTHIETDGEEHVVPNHAVFREGIVLIRE from the coding sequence ATGTCCGCGGCCCAGATCGCCGTTCCCGAGTTCCTCGCGAGCGTCCCGTACCGGATCTGGCTGGCGCTCGGCGTGCTCCTGTTTGGAGTCGTGTTGGCGTACCTCACCGGCGTGATCAACCGCCGGCTGCTCCGGCGCGCCGGCGTCCCCGAGGTGATCGAAGGCACCGCCTTCGAGCGGACGGCTCGCGAGTTCGACACCTCCACGGTGCGGATCTTGGCGCAGCTGTCGAGCTACTTCATCGTCGCCGTCACCGTCATCGTCGCGCTCACCGTCGCGGACGTGAACTACCTCGAACAGTTCTGGTCGGGCGTCGCCGCGTTCCTCCCGCGGCTGTTCGTCGCGGTGGTCGTGTTCATCGTCGGCGTCGTCGTCGGCGACAAGGCGGAGCTGCTCGTCGCCGAGCGCCTCCGGGGGGTCAAGCTCCCCGAACTCGGCGTGGTCCCGACGCTCGTGAAGTACAGCGTCGTCTACGTCGCGACGCTTGTCGCGCTCGGGCAGATCGGCGTCCAGACGCTCGCGCTCATCGTGTTGCTCGCGGCGTACGCGTTCGCGCTCGTCCTGTTCGCCGCCCTCGCGACGAAGGACCTGGTCGCGTCGGCCGCGGCCGGCGTCTTCCTCCTCCTCCGGCAGCCGTACGGTATCGGCGACGAGGTGCGGGTCGCCGGCGAGCGGGGCGTCGTCCAAGAGGTGGACCTCTTCGTCACGCACATCGAGACGGACGGCGAGGAACACGTCGTCCCGAACCACGCGGTGTTCCGCGAGGGGATCGTGCTGATCCGCGAGTAG
- a CDS encoding GNAT family N-acetyltransferase: protein MTPDTASVACDGWDGSECEGTPHCPPRCPRFVDKEGARWTIRPAVDADEPLLAEMYDRFDRADRAQGLPPVSRNRCAEWIRSMLSEGNNVVAERDGELLGHAMYTPTDAAVPELAVFVHPDAQDRGVGTELCRHVIANAAAAGREGIELHVETGNRVARSVYGTVGFEVVERRGDLLMRLDLDDPVATEVRWPPLAREGPTEPAVDLSPADGGAGRSPADD, encoded by the coding sequence ATGACCCCCGATACCGCGAGCGTCGCCTGCGACGGCTGGGACGGCAGCGAGTGCGAGGGGACGCCCCACTGCCCGCCGCGCTGTCCGCGGTTCGTCGACAAGGAGGGCGCGCGCTGGACGATCCGGCCCGCGGTCGACGCGGACGAGCCGCTCCTCGCGGAGATGTACGACCGGTTCGACCGCGCCGACCGCGCGCAGGGGCTCCCGCCCGTGAGCCGCAACCGGTGCGCCGAGTGGATCCGGTCGATGCTCTCCGAGGGCAACAACGTCGTCGCGGAGCGGGACGGCGAGCTCCTCGGCCACGCGATGTACACGCCGACCGACGCCGCGGTCCCCGAGCTCGCCGTGTTCGTCCACCCAGACGCGCAGGACCGGGGCGTCGGCACGGAGCTGTGCCGGCACGTGATCGCGAACGCCGCCGCGGCCGGGCGTGAGGGGATCGAGCTCCACGTCGAGACCGGGAACCGCGTCGCTCGCAGCGTCTACGGGACGGTCGGGTTCGAGGTCGTCGAGCGTCGCGGGGACCTCCTGATGCGGCTCGACCTCGACGACCCGGTCGCGACCGAGGTCCGCTGGCCCCCGCTCGCCCGCGAGGGGCCGACGGAACCCGCGGTCGACCTCTCGCCGGCCGACGGCGGGGCCGGGCGATCCCCCGCGGACGACTGA
- a CDS encoding DEAD/DEAH box helicase, with protein MDDAIEWLRDRPFYEGQIADHRRLPAREPEFADVDLEPRLADALADRGIDRLYRHQADAIEAVRDGDDAVLATETASGKSLAYTVPAFEAAMDRGGRTLYVGPQNALIADQEESLSELAADLGFGSRVSVDSYTGRLSRAEKRDVRDRRPTVLLSNPDMLHYALLPYAERLWDWFFSSLEYVVIDEVHSYRGVFGSQVALTLRRLARTCERFDSAPQFVCCSATINNPVDHVATVTGRDSDGITLVDEDTSGRGPRDWVLWNPPEYDDDWQERGSGRRKSSHTESKRLFVDLVTAGQQTLAFTRARQTAEQYATDSASDLRERGERDLAGKVGAYQAALTDDRRREIEADLHAGDLRGVWSTSALELGVDVGGLDAVVLDGYPGTRMSAHQRAGRAGRGDDPALVVMVGGEDQLDQYLLRNPSDFFDAPPEDAICDPENGQLMPDHVACAADENWLSPEDERFFGDSFPGVVADLTDEGVLNRREAAAGTRWVHAGGSSPQQSVNLRTAEEREVSLIERSGGETVATLGFADALRDAHPGAIYHQQGRTYEVTELDLDRDVAELQQSWADYYTQVRSDKDIVVNQDLDERALSARPDVPVRFADVTVTERITGFVRKDAATGESLGESTLDLPETTLRTKALYFPVPEDVEREMRRLGDALDEGGAEAETASADGGEAPDGARDGADGEAPDDAGEPIPGGEYAFNGGIHAAEHGIISLFPFHLLCDRADVGGISTPHHPHTEGPAVFVYDGYPGGVGLTRRGHRRIEELMTRTARLIDTCDCEGGCPACVQSPHCGNGNDPLAKAPAVRLLESLTGADADR; from the coding sequence GTGGACGACGCCATCGAGTGGCTGCGGGACCGCCCCTTCTACGAGGGACAGATCGCCGACCACCGGCGGCTCCCGGCGCGCGAGCCCGAGTTCGCCGACGTCGACCTCGAACCGCGCCTCGCCGACGCGCTCGCGGACCGCGGGATCGACCGGCTCTACCGCCACCAGGCCGACGCGATCGAGGCGGTCCGGGACGGCGACGACGCCGTCCTCGCGACCGAGACGGCCAGCGGCAAGTCGCTCGCGTACACCGTCCCCGCCTTCGAGGCCGCGATGGACCGCGGCGGGCGGACGCTGTACGTCGGCCCGCAGAACGCGCTGATCGCCGACCAGGAGGAGTCGCTGTCGGAGCTGGCCGCGGACCTCGGCTTCGGCAGCCGGGTCTCCGTCGACTCGTACACCGGGCGCCTCTCGCGGGCGGAGAAGCGGGACGTGCGCGACCGCCGACCGACGGTCCTCCTCTCGAACCCGGACATGCTCCACTACGCGCTGCTGCCGTACGCCGAGCGCCTGTGGGACTGGTTCTTCTCCTCCTTAGAGTACGTCGTGATCGACGAGGTCCACAGCTACCGCGGCGTGTTCGGCTCGCAGGTCGCGCTCACCCTGCGTCGGCTCGCGCGGACCTGCGAGCGGTTCGACTCCGCCCCGCAGTTCGTCTGCTGTTCGGCGACGATCAACAACCCCGTCGACCACGTCGCGACCGTCACCGGCCGCGACTCGGACGGGATTACTCTGGTCGACGAGGACACCTCCGGCCGCGGGCCGCGCGACTGGGTGCTGTGGAACCCGCCGGAGTACGACGACGACTGGCAGGAGCGCGGCAGCGGCCGCCGCAAGTCGAGCCACACGGAGAGCAAGCGGCTGTTCGTCGACCTCGTGACCGCCGGCCAGCAGACGCTGGCGTTCACCCGGGCGCGACAGACCGCCGAGCAGTACGCGACCGACAGCGCGAGCGACCTCCGGGAGCGGGGCGAGCGCGACCTCGCCGGAAAGGTCGGCGCGTACCAGGCCGCGCTCACCGACGACCGGCGCCGCGAGATCGAGGCCGACCTCCACGCCGGCGACCTGCGCGGCGTCTGGTCGACGAGCGCCCTCGAACTCGGCGTCGACGTGGGCGGGCTGGACGCCGTCGTCCTCGACGGCTACCCCGGCACGCGGATGTCGGCCCACCAGCGCGCGGGCCGCGCCGGCCGCGGCGACGACCCCGCGCTCGTGGTGATGGTCGGCGGCGAGGACCAGCTGGACCAGTACCTGCTGCGCAACCCGAGCGACTTCTTCGACGCGCCGCCGGAGGACGCGATCTGCGACCCGGAGAACGGCCAGCTCATGCCCGACCACGTCGCCTGCGCGGCCGACGAGAACTGGCTCTCGCCCGAGGACGAGCGCTTCTTCGGCGACTCGTTCCCGGGCGTGGTGGCGGACCTCACCGACGAGGGGGTGCTGAACCGGCGCGAGGCGGCCGCGGGGACGCGGTGGGTCCACGCCGGCGGGTCGAGCCCGCAGCAGTCCGTGAACCTCCGCACCGCCGAGGAGCGCGAGGTCTCGCTGATCGAGCGGTCGGGCGGCGAGACGGTCGCGACGCTCGGCTTCGCCGACGCGCTCCGGGACGCCCACCCCGGCGCAATCTACCACCAGCAGGGGCGCACCTACGAGGTGACGGAGCTGGACCTCGACCGCGACGTCGCCGAGCTCCAGCAGTCGTGGGCCGACTACTACACGCAGGTGCGTTCCGACAAGGACATCGTCGTGAACCAGGACCTCGACGAGCGCGCGCTCTCGGCGCGCCCGGACGTGCCGGTCCGCTTCGCTGACGTCACCGTCACGGAGCGGATCACCGGTTTCGTCCGGAAGGACGCCGCGACGGGGGAGTCGCTGGGCGAGTCGACCCTCGACCTCCCGGAGACGACGCTGCGCACGAAGGCGCTGTACTTCCCCGTGCCCGAGGACGTCGAGCGCGAGATGCGGCGCCTCGGCGACGCGCTCGACGAGGGCGGCGCGGAAGCGGAGACGGCCAGCGCCGACGGCGGCGAGGCGCCAGATGGCGCACGCGACGGCGCCGACGGCGAGGCGCCCGACGACGCCGGCGAACCGATCCCCGGCGGCGAGTACGCGTTCAACGGCGGCATCCACGCCGCCGAACACGGGATCATCTCCCTGTTCCCGTTCCACCTGCTGTGCGACCGCGCGGACGTCGGCGGCATCTCGACGCCGCACCACCCGCACACCGAGGGCCCGGCGGTGTTCGTCTACGACGGCTATCCGGGCGGCGTCGGGCTCACCCGCCGCGGGCACCGCCGGATCGAGGAGCTGATGACGCGGACGGCGCGGCTCATCGACACCTGCGACTGCGAGGGCGGCTGCCCCGCCTGCGTCCAGTCGCCGCACTGCGGCAACGGGAACGACCCGCTGGCGAAGGCGCCCGCGGTCCGGCTGCTGGAGTCGCTGACGGGCGCCGACGCGGACCGCTGA
- a CDS encoding phosphate-starvation-inducible PsiE family protein, with protein sequence MEFDLDDAADPAARAMEWLVLGAAYFLLLLFLVGVFDLFVSLYRLLVAGDFTDPAEVVELLDSVLLLLIIVEVHRTLVAYARGQPVLRIVVSAAIIAVSRRVISFRPEDYGGGNEALLAAAALGALTLALTVGYFLLDRVSVPGWLEL encoded by the coding sequence ATGGAGTTCGACCTCGACGACGCGGCCGATCCCGCGGCGCGGGCGATGGAGTGGCTCGTCCTCGGCGCGGCGTACTTCCTGCTCCTCCTCTTCCTCGTCGGCGTGTTCGACCTGTTCGTCTCGCTGTACCGCCTCCTCGTCGCCGGCGACTTCACCGACCCGGCCGAGGTGGTGGAACTGCTCGACAGCGTCCTCCTCCTGTTGATCATCGTCGAGGTCCACCGGACGCTCGTCGCGTACGCCCGCGGGCAGCCGGTCCTCCGGATCGTCGTGAGCGCCGCGATCATCGCCGTCTCCCGACGGGTGATCAGCTTCCGACCGGAGGACTACGGCGGGGGCAACGAGGCGCTGCTCGCGGCCGCGGCGCTCGGCGCCCTGACCCTCGCGCTCACGGTCGGCTACTTCCTCCTCGACCGCGTGAGCGTTCCGGGGTGGCTGGAGCTCTGA